GGGGGATTCCCAGCTCCGTATCCCCTCCTCGCCTTCAATAcgtcaacaagagtcttcaataaagatatgtaatattcatttattattaaaatttgtgctttatatttatttcttattgttttgtgtatgtaaaactatagttattctctataaaatgtattttttgttaatacttttgggtgtctgaaagggattaattgtatttacattatttcttacgggaaatattatttcagttttcGGCCTTTTTTTGGATTTAGGCcgagcttctggaacggattaccgCCGATAACCGAGAGTCCACTGTACTTGATCTTGGTGGGATTGTATCTGTAGTTCCCTTTTGCAATTTGACACAACTGAAGTTTACTATATACAGACACACTTGAATCAAATTCAGTAGGAAGCATTTATAATTTTCATCTTATTTCACACCATCTTAAACTATCATTATGGGCtctaactattttttttttaatagttgTATTTCTTTGTTTTTCTTTCAGGTTACCTATCAGATGAAGATTCTGACAACTGCAATGTTTGCTGTGTTGATCCTACAGAAGCAGCTGCGTGGGACACAGTGGCTTTCATTGTTAATTCTCACGGTTGGAGTTGCTCTTGTTCAGCTGTCTGCATCTAGCAAGGGAGTCACTACAGATAATATGGGACAGAATCGTCTATTAGGCTGCATTGCTGCTATTTCTGCTTGTTGCTGTTCAGGTTTTGCTGGCATCTACTTTGAAAAAATCTTGAAAGGGTCAGATGTATCACTGTGGGTCAGAAATGTTCAGTTGTCTTTCCTCTCCCTACCTTTAGGTGTATTGACATCATATGCAAATGACTACTCAGCCATTATGGATAAAGGTTTCTTTTACGGTTATGATGCTTATGTGTGGTATCTTGTGGTACTCAATGCTGTGGGAGGACTTCTGGTAGCAATGGTAGTCAAATATGCTGACAATATTTTAAAAGGCTTTGCAACATCATTAGCCATTGTCATATCCACTGTTGCATCTGTATTTCTTTTTGATTTTGTAATAACATTTCAGTTTGCAGTTGGCACAGCCTTGGTGATAGGCTCAATCTTCCTGTACAGCCATGAACCCAAGAAAGCACCAAGCAACCCCATGGTAGGGAAGGTGTGAGTTttgagtggttgtgttgtgtggcaAGCCTTAGTAATGCATCTGCCAAGCTTTCAAAATATCACTGGAAATGGTTGCAAATTCTCTTCTAATCCTTCATGGATTGCAAATCTAAGCATTTAACTGCTGTAATTCTTCTGCATTTTTATATTGTTTGGCACAAAATGGCTAGGGCAGTGCTTTCAACTGTTTTAATGTGTGAaaataaattgtataaaataccgacacactggaaacataaacacacatgcagtttaatgtgatcctttattgacaacgtttcgcccacacagtgggctttttcaagtcacaaacagatctgtttgtgacttgaaaaagcccactgtgtgggcaaaacgtcgtcaataaaggatcacattaaactacatatgtgtttgtttcctgTTTTAATGTGTATTGAGAAATGCAGCTTTTTCCACTTGCTAATATAACTAGTACTTCATGCATCCTTTGCATGATGTAAACCTTACTTCTTGTAAGGATTACATCATGCATACTTTTATTTTCATCATCAGTATTACCTTATTCACCCTTTTTTGGTGGTTTGGGAAGCACTTTtcttgagtattattattattattatcacaccggccgattcccaccaaggcagggtggcccgaaaaagaaaaactttcaccatcattcactccatcactgtcttgccagaagggtgctttacactacagtttttaaactgcaacattaacatatatagaTTATAAAATAATCTTCAGAATCAGTCTTCTTTCCCTCTTGCTATAGCAGAGTCAGGGCTTTGTACACTACTTGAGTGATAGGTGTTGTGGTAGCCACTCCTTTATGTTTTACCATGGTAAAAATTGTCCCTGTGAGAAGTTTCAGTGATTGTAAACTGACCCTGAACATGTTTATTAATAGTCTTTCATATTCAGTAAACATATATGTTCAAGATGAGACAGTAGATGTGAACTGCTGATGGGATTGATGTTGCTGTCACAAGGGAAGGTGTATACAGTCCACGATGAGCTTTTGGAGAGACATTTCCACTTAAAAGGGACAAGTAAAATCTAAAGTTTTTCCTTCTGTACGCTAGAAACGACCAAAATAGGCAAGTTTgcaaatttatttatttcatcTCTTTGTAATAAGAAATCATCTTTGGGTACACACTGAAAAGTTAAAAGATCCTGGTATAAAAATTGTGCACATGGACCCATTCCAATTTGTTGTATGCAGTGCTGCATTGTGTCAGCCTTGGTTAAAATTTATTACCTAAAATATTGGACTTTGTCATTGTAAAATCAGTAACCTTCAGTAATAAAACTTACTGCTGAAGTGAGTCCAGTAATCCAATATATTTTTTGAATACACAACACTGCATTAGCCATATCTCTCATGTTGCATCTCCGGTGATGATTGAATGTAATACTGCCACCATGTTCCTGTATTTTGAAAATAGTTTTCTAAAATGGCATGTCACATTTTGCATTAACAGCAAGCCTTAATAATGGAATGttcttttggaaagatcatttggCCTTGCCCTTGCTTTACATCTGCTGttttaaaaattaattaatgTATGGTATGTGGTGTGTCTTGTTTGCTAAGTTGATG
The window above is part of the Cherax quadricarinatus isolate ZL_2023a chromosome 72, ASM3850222v1, whole genome shotgun sequence genome. Proteins encoded here:
- the Ugalt gene encoding UDP-N-acetylglucosamine transporter isoform X4, which codes for MGVDKNAQVAVLKYVSLVTLTVQNSAVALSMRYARTRPGDMFIASSAVVMAELVKMFASLFLVFKQEGSIQHLFMALHTQIWQQKIDTLKVCVPSFVYLVQNNLLYVSASNLDAATYQVTYQMKILTTAMFAVLILQKQLRGTQWLSLLILTVGVALVQLSASSKGVTTDNMGQNRLLGCIAAISACCCSGFAGIYFEKILKGSDVSLWVRNVQLSFLSLPLGVLTSYANDYSAIMDKGFFYGYDAYVWYLVVLNAVGGLLVAMVVKYADNILKGFATSLAIVISTVASVFLFDFVITFQFAVGTALVIGSIFLYSHEPKKAPSNPMMFPHMPHEELDIRNTGEEIK
- the Ugalt gene encoding UDP-galactose translocator isoform X5 encodes the protein MRYARTRPGDMFIASSAVVMAELVKMFASLFLVFKQEGSIQHLFMALHTQIWQQKIDTLKVCVPSFVYLVQNNLLYVSASNLDAATYQVTYQMKILTTAMFAVLILQKQLRGTQWLSLLILTVGVALVQLSASSKGVTTDNMGQNRLLGCIAAISACCCSGFAGIYFEKILKGSDVSLWVRNVQLSFLSLPLGVLTSYANDYSAIMDKGFFYGYDAYVWYLVVLNAVGGLLVAMVVKYADNILKGFATSLAIVISTVASVFLFDFVITFQFAVGTALVIGSIFLYSHEPKKAPSNPMMFPHMPHEELDIRNTGEEIK
- the Ugalt gene encoding UDP-N-acetylglucosamine transporter isoform X1, with amino-acid sequence MFKLFWVYLRRAGDRGAMGVDKNAQVAVLKYVSLVTLTVQNSAVALSMRYARTRPGDMFIASSAVVMAELVKMFASLFLVFKQEGSIQHLFMALHTQIWQQKIDTLKVCVPSFVYLVQNNLLYVSASNLDAATYQVTYQMKILTTAMFAVLILQKQLRGTQWLSLLILTVGVALVQLSASSKGVTTDNMGQNRLLGCIAAISACCCSGFAGIYFEKILKGSDVSLWVRNVQLSFLSLPLGVLTSYANDYSAIMDKGFFYGYDAYVWYLVVLNAVGGLLVAMVVKYADNILKGFATSLAIVISTVASVFLFDFVITFQFAVGTALVIGSIFLYSHEPKKAPSNPMMFPHMPHEELDIRNTGEEIK
- the Ugalt gene encoding UDP-N-acetylglucosamine transporter isoform X3 is translated as MFKLFWVYLRRAGDRGAMGVDKNAQVAVLKYVSLVTLTVQNSAVALSMRYARTRPGDMFIASSAVVMAELVKMFASLFLVFKQEGSIQHLFMALHTQIWQQKIDTLKVCVPSFVYLVQNNLLYVSASNLDAATYQVTYQMKILTTAMFAVLILQKQLRGTQWLSLLILTVGVALVQLSASSKGVTTDNMGQNRLLGCIAAISACCCSGFAGIYFEKILKGSDVSLWVRNVQLSFLSLPLGVLTSYANDYSAIMDKGFFYGYDAYVWYLVVLNAVGGLLVAMVVKYADNILKGFATSLAIVISTVASVFLFDFVITFQFAVGTALVIGSIFLYSHEPKKAPSNPMMKAL
- the Ugalt gene encoding UDP-N-acetylglucosamine transporter isoform X2, translated to MFKLFWVYLRRAGDRGAMGVDKNAQVAVLKYVSLVTLTVQNSAVALSMRYARTRPGDMFIASSAVVMAELVKMFASLFLVFKQEGSIQHLFMALHTQIWQQKIDTLKVCVPSFVYLVQNNLLYVSASNLDAATYQVTYQMKILTTAMFAVLILQKQLRGTQWLSLLILTVGVALVQLSASSKGVTTDNMGQNRLLGCIAAISACCCSGFAGIYFEKILKGSDVSLWVRNVQLSFLSLPLGVLTSYANDYSAIMDKGFFYGYDAYVWYLVVLNAVGGLLVAMVVKYADNILKGFATSLAIVISTVASVFLFDFVITFQFAVGTALVIGSIFLYSHEPKKAPSNPMVGKMKAL